A genome region from Thermomonospora amylolytica includes the following:
- a CDS encoding DUF488 domain-containing protein, with the protein MIEIRRVYDPPPDEGAVFLVDRVWPRGRRREDLRIDGWLRDAAPSAELRRWFGHRPERFAEFAERYRRELDARPDALRPLLEAARRGPVTLLYSARDTEHNQAVVLRDHLHALLARE; encoded by the coding sequence ATGATCGAGATTCGCCGGGTGTACGACCCGCCGCCGGACGAGGGCGCGGTGTTCCTCGTGGACCGCGTGTGGCCGCGCGGCAGGCGCAGGGAGGACCTGCGCATCGACGGCTGGCTGCGCGACGCGGCCCCGTCGGCGGAGCTGCGCCGGTGGTTCGGGCACCGTCCCGAACGGTTCGCCGAGTTCGCCGAACGCTACCGCCGTGAGCTCGACGCCCGCCCCGACGCCCTGCGACCGCTGCTGGAGGCCGCCCGCAGAGGCCCGGTCACGCTGCTGTACTCCGCCAGGGACACCGAGCACAACCAGGCCGTCGTCCTCCGCGACCATCTGCACGCCCTGCTCGCCCGCGAGTGA